The following proteins are co-located in the Solanum pennellii chromosome 1, SPENNV200 genome:
- the LOC107032379 gene encoding uncharacterized protein LOC107032379, with protein sequence MAQERNVNEGLSRGREMTQHSQTSSKTNSSGGGLGRGKRPVEHEETSGGQTRPFKRPRMVGVGIYQAEDGFTTLNPGLPSRRVINTGTRVTKRADVVTGDIGYTPVCGFKWKGKISITSSNLERMRAEEIIQTRSLAAANSQGQTTSSRKTYVPWK encoded by the exons ATGGCTCAAGAAAGAAATGTGAATGAAGGACTAAGTAGAGGAAGAGAAATGACTCAACATAGTCAAACTAGTTCTAAAACAAACTCCAGTGGAGGAGGCCTAGGAAGAGGGAAGAGACCAGTAGAACATGAGGAAACCAGTGGAGGACAAACAAGACCATTTAAAAGGCCAAGAATGGTAGGTGTTGGCATATATCAAGCTGAAGATGGATTTACAACTCTCAAT CCTGGGTTGCCAAGTAGAAGAGTCATCAATACTGGTACAAGAGTTACAAAGAGGGCTGATGTTGTCACTGGTGATATTGGCTACACACCAGTATGTGGATTCAAATGGAAGGGGAAGATATCTATTACCAGTAGCAACCTGGAAAGAATGAGGGCTGAAGAGATTATCCAAACTAGGTCTTTAGCTGCTGCTAATAGCCAAGGCCAAACAACTTCAAGTAGGAAGACTTATGTGCCATGGAAGTAA